The stretch of DNA tattattatttttttttttagcctacacaaaaatcttatgcattgcaatcctttaatttttaatatatggcatgtttgtgtgctgctgtgcatccctgtgtttaataagcagcaactgtcaccccccattttttaaataggcattaaagtgcactatccagactaaaattgctgtaatttatgaacactttggaatataaacataaggttggtctctttttaaagaagagaaTTAGCAGATTTTgaaaagtggatttttttttttaaatttaagcatcaaaaagttatagaagtttaaatgtactgtaaataatatgctctatatgaattgtattttattttatttattataaatattttacaaattggtataaaattaaagccttgtgtctaaataagttatgttacaaatttgaagttgatatgaaaaaaattgaggttcctgtgagattttatttagggcgtcataccacacacagccactgggagtcatcaaaactatttagaattttgcttaatgaatgtttctctagatttctctgtgaattttacttctcaaaataaccaccaaatatgaaatactgagactcagacctttccaatgatatgtttgttgccaagattataaaaagttttggttctagaagaccgcgatgcattatgttttatgacactgaaccctgcccactaagggggaggtgaccgccattagattttaaagtaccatttccatggtaaagcaatgtgCGATTTCCAAAtagttttcacaggatgaatcttgggcttctaagctttcaaatgatatatgatttatgatgattactaaaagattttatagagaaaaagacaaaaaagagtgccaagcgtcccacaggtgggtcagtgacagttatggggttaaataacaaagaaaaaacattgcgccagactttagaccaggtttgagttggtctatgttGCAGTCTATTTTCATGCGCCAGCaattttttagaccagcacgatCATgcgcgcacaaatgggcgcaaatgcatgtGCTGATTAAACGACGTTGTggtggacgggaaaatgcgaactgCGCcgaactgaaactagcaaacacacttgcgctgtgccttgcgtcacattgtgccgggtgtatgataggccTCCTAGGTTTAATATTTGAGTTACGACTGATCAAtcatttcacttttaaataaGATTTATCAACCATTGATTATCTCCcccaaaacaaatacataataataaaaaactatgtTGTGATGCAAAAATATTAGCATGTTTCATTTTTGCCACTTCCTGGGGACACGTTCTTCacaggatttctaaattgcctaaaaaaTAACCAGGTGTTGGTTTGCGCTGCGGCGATCGATCGAtcgctgtatgacatcaaagtttCGCGAGATGATTCGAAAGCatggagccgtctgctctgctcactagctctcgcggtactttgatgtcatacagcgaTCGATCATCACCAACCAAATAACCAACATTTTAGGCAATTTATGAATCCTTTGCATGGCGTTTCCCCGGGAAGTGGCACGTCTGGGACTTACGCTgttgtcatattttttttacaattaaacagAATATTCTATGAAAAAAACGATGGCAAATGAACAAACATCGTTGTACGGGACTGAACATTTTAATCATCTTGCACAACTAACACGTTTCCTTTAATCTCATATTCGATGGTGTTCCAGTCAAACAAGTTTCCTCTCGGGACGCGTTGCGCATGGTTCAGATACATCGCTTTAATCTGGTTTCCTGTGAGGACGTAGTCCCACATATTCAGGTCCGTGAGCTCTCCGGCGAAACTCTGCATCGCTTCGAAGTCCCCCAGGTGTTTATCAGGGTCCTGGCCGAGGAGAGCGGTGCCCTGCGGGTGGATGCTGTGACCCGGTTTATACAGCTGGAACGCGCTGCGGTGCCCATCCACCCAGAAGGCCGTGAGTCCGGTGCGCGAGGCCCAGGTGAGGCACAGGTGAGTCCGGAAGGTGGAGAGAGGAGGCAGGTGGAAAAACGCTCCGTCGCCACTGAGGTAGAAGGACACACGACCATCTTTCTCTCTCCACACGTTGAGCTCGTCGAAGTCGGGCGTCCGGTAGGCGAAGAGAATGATCTGCCGCTCGCCCTGGAGCTCTGTCGCGACGCGCATGCAGAGCGTGAACGCTGTAAGGCCCAATGGCTTCTTAGGTGTGAGATGAACATAGCTGAAATCAGTCTCGTACGGGAACAGAAGCACTTTACCAGCAAGACCCACTgtaagacaaaataaaatactgtaacaaacacaaaaaagcacAAACTCCTACTGTAGCCTACTGATTCGAAGTACCTTCTGTAGCTGCTGGATTCAGAGAGAGCAGATAGAAAAACAGAGCCACGGGCACCAACATCTTGCTGCGGGTCTGAAGGACACGGAACAATGACATAAAATATAGGCATACATACATGTGtaagtatatttttaatgtacagtTTAATCATACATAATTTATACTGGTTTTAAATTGAAAACAAGTAATATTTAGCAAAGTAAATTTTGTTCTAGAAGTAAAATTGTTCATTGGCCATAATGCagataaattagaaaaaaaacataagaaacacTGTGCAAATTAAATACTATAATGGTATTTAAAATAACGAAAGCTGCAactgaaatgaagaaaaaacaattggtagcattttacaataaggttccatttgttaacaaatGCTAACAACGAAAATACTTATAAAGCATTTGTTGATCTTAATTAATGTTGATtctaacatttactaatacattattaaaatcgaAAGTATCTATTAATgttggacctgagctaacatggactaacaatgaacagttgtgttttattaactaatgttaacaaagattaataaatactctaactgtgtattgctcattgttaatgttagttaatgcattaaatatacttaacaaatagaaccttattgtgaagtgttacagacattatgtattattatgcatCTAAGTTGAAATGATTGCTTCAATGATAAATAAATTATGACTAAACAAAGCAAGACTTCCAGAATACTTACTGTGTAACAGAAGGATGTTTATTTCTGCCTCCGAGTAAAGAAACGCTACTGAGCCGCTTCGCTCCTTGCACCATCATGACATCAAACAAGCCAACAAAAGATGCTTTGTGAGGATTCACACGATCATGAGACTGAAAACTCATTAAAGAGACAAAAAGAGGTTTTCAAATGTCTCTTCCTCTGTATTCTTTGTCAACCAAATGAACAAATGTCAgacagagcattttttttttatttgtttttaagctTATGTAATCTTGACAAAAAGTCCCATTCAGGATCACAGGAGCTGTCAACGTGTGCTATATGAttttataaatcattattttctAATGATTGATAGATTTTCGAATAGTTTTCTTTGCCTAGGTTTGTGGCTAATGAGATgtagatgtaaaaaaaattgtatgaatGAAGACAACACTTTGTCTGTATTTCTGCAATGAGAACTGCACTTCTGCATATGACCACTTGACTGCAGCAGCGTATTATACagtataaagtttatttaatataAGAACACAGCTCAAAAGTTCTGCATTATACTCAGATCTATTGGTTAATCATAATTAAGGGCTGTCAAATCAATAAATCACGTTGTTTGTAtatgtgtttactgtgtatatttttatgtatatataaacacacatacatgtacagtatatgtaattaagaaataaatgtaatacatttctatataaataaaatataaaaatgaatatgtatatatgtaaatattttgaatatgtgtatatataggcAATATACCCATAATATACATAGtaaacacatatattatgtaagcacaaacatttattttggatgcgattaatcgtgattaatcagtTTGACAGCCCTATTTTTAATTCTAGTTACAACATAGTTTGAGTTTATGCAAAATAGCCAGATGAATAGATATATTCAATCCGCTGATTGGTGGATATTTCTCTAAGGATTATGGGTTGTGTAGTTCTTCACCAGGAGTTGTGCTGTTAACCTGCATAGACATTGCAGTTGTAATGCTGATAATTTCTTTTTGTTAACCCTTAATGTTTTCTAagtcatttaaacaaataaacaggatACAGAGATTGTGAGACGTGACTGATCTGAATCAGTTATTTTGAGCCGTTATCAAACACGTTTCCCTTTGGCACATATGGTTCCTGGTTTGATTAAACCTGCCAGAGAGAACATAGTCCCTCATGTGCACATCTGTAATTTCTCCTACAAAACTATGCTCTGCGTCAAAGGTGCTCACATATCCAAAAGGTCCTGTTTAGCATTAAGATGCATTTTGGTCGATCGGATTACATTTATGATTTACACCTATTTTTTAATCCATCACTTTTTTACCACTTTCCTGATTTCTTTCAGAGGAGGGTCTATGGGTGAGTTCTGATCTTTCAATCTAAAATCGAGCAGTAAACTCATTCAGTTGACTTATGATTGCATCttaaactgtggttttacttaAGGCTTGCGATGCTTAAGGTTGCTTTATCTGTCAACATACGTTTCATTGTGAACTCTCTATTACACTGATCGTCTTTTACGAAACAATCAAATAATCAAATGCTACGAACAAACATATAATCCTCAGGCGTGATCTGAGAAATTATAAAACATAATCTATTCCCCTCCTGCCACGAAGGGTCCTTCACAAGTCTCTACAGAGATGCAAATGAGCTGTTAAACTGGACGTGTCAAAGATAATCTTCTTTTAAGCTTCACACTATAGACTATAAAACCACACTATACACTATAAAAATCTTGTCCTAAACTCCAAAAACCCTGTCCAGGATTATGAAATCAGGAGAACAAGGAGAAGCTTTACAgattgtgtatttgatttcattagacaacGT from Carassius carassius chromosome 35, fCarCar2.1, whole genome shotgun sequence encodes:
- the crp1 gene encoding C-reactive protein, with amino-acid sequence MLVPVALFFYLLSLNPAATEVGLAGKVLLFPYETDFSYVHLTPKKPLGLTAFTLCMRVATELQGERQIILFAYRTPDFDELNVWREKDGRVSFYLSGDGAFFHLPPLSTFRTHLCLTWASRTGLTAFWVDGHRSAFQLYKPGHSIHPQGTALLGQDPDKHLGDFEAMQSFAGELTDLNMWDYVLTGNQIKAMYLNHAQRVPRGNLFDWNTIEYEIKGNVLVVQDD